One genomic window of Osmia bicornis bicornis chromosome 5, iOsmBic2.1, whole genome shotgun sequence includes the following:
- the LOC123987784 gene encoding BTB/POZ domain-containing protein 10 isoform X3, protein MERSANACRNELSSMTNDRGVSHYLFHQFGMQLSVKRRGQVNFQSCGLEICTSTNWFLKKLGWYLSISNFWSKMSNPADRLNYVQDSSSDTETDKETGGRGQHRIYKNRMSCGGSSKPKSCLVQRDGSSERHCHSFNSGRQNTNVNQQNRLCSGVGVGKNQQSQNRDNLPSSGSVTGINNPQASDERITLIVDNTRFIVDPALFTAHPNTMLGRMFSSGVEYAQPNERGEYEVADGISAMVFRAILDYYKGGVIRCPPTVAVQELREACDYLLVPFDASTVKCQNLRGLLHELSNEGARCQFEVFLEDLILPLMVNSARRGDRECHIVVLLEDDIVDWDEEYPPQMGEEYSQTVNSTAMYRFFKYIENRDVAKQVMKERGLKKIRLGIEGYPTYKEKVKKRAGGRAEVIYNYVQRPFIHMSWEKEEAKSRHVDFQCVKSKSVTNLAEATADPVLDAGGNPIAIGLLQAADPVPQPEIVLPVGSDADVEGAIGLPTDQDLGSIPPDELP, encoded by the exons ATGGAAAGATCAGCCAACGCCTGTCGGAATGAATTGTCATCTATGACCAATGACCGTGGTGTTTCGCATTATCTGTTTCATCAGTTTGGAATGCAACTTTCCGTCAAAAGAAGAGGTCAGGTTAACTTTCAATCGTGTGGTTTGGAAATTTGTACGTCAACCAACTGGTTTCTGAAAAAACTTGGCTGGTACTTGTCGATATCTAATTT TTGGTCCAAGATGTCGAATCCTGCTGATCGTTTAAATTATGTACAAGACAGCAGCAGTGACACAGAAACAGACAAAGAAACAGGTGGCAGAGGACAACATcgtatttataaaaatagaatgAG TTGTGGTGGATCTTCCAAACCAAAATCTTGTCTGGTGCAAAGGGATGGAAGCAGTGAAAGGCACTGTCATTCTTTCAATTCTGGCAGACAAAATACCAATGTTAATCAACAAAACAG aCTTTGCTCTGGAGTTGGTGTGGGAAAAAATCAACAAAGTCAAAATAGAGATAATTTACCATCTTCTGGATCTGTTACTGGTATAAACAACCCACAAGCTAGCGATGAACGCATTACTCTTATTGTCGATAATACTAG atttatTGTTGATCCCGCATTGTTTACTGCACATCCAAATACAATGTTAGGTAGAATGTTCAGTTCTGGTGTTGAATATGCTCAACCAAACGAACGCGGCGAATATGAAGTTGCAGATGGTATATCTGCCATGGTCTTTCGAGCTATTCTTGATTATTACAAAGGTGGAGTAATTCGATGCCCGCCAACAGTTGCAGTTCAGGAATTACGAGAAGCTTGCGATTATCTTCTCGTTCCATTTGATGCCAGTACAGTGAAGTGTCAAAATTTAA GAGGATTATTACATGAGTTATCTAACGAAGGAGCGCGCTGTCAATTTGAAGTGTTTCTCGAGGATTTGATATTGCCCTTGATGGTAAACAGTGCACGCAGAGGTGACCGTGAATGTCACATTGTTGTCTTACTGGAAGATGATATCGTCGATTGGGATGAAGAATATCCACCACAAATGGGAGAGGAGTATTCACAAA CTGTTAACAGCACTGCGATGTACcgattcttcaaatatattgaaaatagaGACGTGGCCAAACAAGTAATGAAGGAACGaggtttgaaaaaaattcgtcTAGGCATCGAAGGTTATCCTACGTACAAAGAAAAAGTCAAAAAAAGAGCAGGCGGACGTGCTGAAGTAATTTACAATTACGTCCAAAGACCATTTATTCACATGTCCTGGGAGAAAGAGGAAGCAAAAAGTCGACACGTTGATTTTCAATGCGTCAAATCGAAATCTGTAACGAATCTTGCAGAAGCTACTGCCGATCCAGTATTAGATGCTGGTGGTAATCCTATAGCAATCGGTCTTTTACAAGCAGCAGACCCCGTGCCTCAGCCAGAAATCGTACTACCCGTCGGTTCCGACGCCGACGTTGAAGGTGCCATAGGTTTACCAACCGATCAGGACCTTGGATCTATACCACCTGACGAGTTACCATGA
- the LOC123987784 gene encoding BTB/POZ domain-containing protein 10 isoform X2 produces the protein MERSANACRNELSSMTNDRGVSHYLFHQFGMQLSVKRRGQVNFQSCGLEICTSTNWFLKKLGWYLSISNLYATRYEIGEIEDEDLRSFLKIWSKMSNPADRLNYVQDSSSDTETDKETGGRGQHRIYKNRMSCGGSSKPKSCLVQRDGSSERHCHSFNSGRQNTNVNQQNRLCSGVGVGKNQQSQNRDNLPSSGSVTGINNPQASDERITLIVDNTRFIVDPALFTAHPNTMLGRMFSSGVEYAQPNERGEYEVADGISAMVFRAILDYYKGGVIRCPPTVAVQELREACDYLLVPFDASTVKCQNLRGLLHELSNEGARCQFEVFLEDLILPLMVNSARRGDRECHIVVLLEDDIVDWDEEYPPQMGEEYSQTVNSTAMYRFFKYIENRDVAKQVMKERGLKKIRLGIEGYPTYKEKVKKRAGGRAEVIYNYVQRPFIHMSWEKEEAKSRHVDFQCVKSKSVTNLAEATADPVLDAGGNPIAIGLLQAADPVPQPEIVLPVGSDADVEGAIGLPTDQDLGSIPPDELP, from the exons ATGGAAAGATCAGCCAACGCCTGTCGGAATGAATTGTCATCTATGACCAATGACCGTGGTGTTTCGCATTATCTGTTTCATCAGTTTGGAATGCAACTTTCCGTCAAAAGAAGAGGTCAGGTTAACTTTCAATCGTGTGGTTTGGAAATTTGTACGTCAACCAACTGGTTTCTGAAAAAACTTGGCTGGTACTTGTCGATATCTAATTT GTATGCCACTAGGTATGAAATTGGAGAAATAGAAGATGAAGATCTAAGAAGTTTCTTAAAGAT TTGGTCCAAGATGTCGAATCCTGCTGATCGTTTAAATTATGTACAAGACAGCAGCAGTGACACAGAAACAGACAAAGAAACAGGTGGCAGAGGACAACATcgtatttataaaaatagaatgAG TTGTGGTGGATCTTCCAAACCAAAATCTTGTCTGGTGCAAAGGGATGGAAGCAGTGAAAGGCACTGTCATTCTTTCAATTCTGGCAGACAAAATACCAATGTTAATCAACAAAACAG aCTTTGCTCTGGAGTTGGTGTGGGAAAAAATCAACAAAGTCAAAATAGAGATAATTTACCATCTTCTGGATCTGTTACTGGTATAAACAACCCACAAGCTAGCGATGAACGCATTACTCTTATTGTCGATAATACTAG atttatTGTTGATCCCGCATTGTTTACTGCACATCCAAATACAATGTTAGGTAGAATGTTCAGTTCTGGTGTTGAATATGCTCAACCAAACGAACGCGGCGAATATGAAGTTGCAGATGGTATATCTGCCATGGTCTTTCGAGCTATTCTTGATTATTACAAAGGTGGAGTAATTCGATGCCCGCCAACAGTTGCAGTTCAGGAATTACGAGAAGCTTGCGATTATCTTCTCGTTCCATTTGATGCCAGTACAGTGAAGTGTCAAAATTTAA GAGGATTATTACATGAGTTATCTAACGAAGGAGCGCGCTGTCAATTTGAAGTGTTTCTCGAGGATTTGATATTGCCCTTGATGGTAAACAGTGCACGCAGAGGTGACCGTGAATGTCACATTGTTGTCTTACTGGAAGATGATATCGTCGATTGGGATGAAGAATATCCACCACAAATGGGAGAGGAGTATTCACAAA CTGTTAACAGCACTGCGATGTACcgattcttcaaatatattgaaaatagaGACGTGGCCAAACAAGTAATGAAGGAACGaggtttgaaaaaaattcgtcTAGGCATCGAAGGTTATCCTACGTACAAAGAAAAAGTCAAAAAAAGAGCAGGCGGACGTGCTGAAGTAATTTACAATTACGTCCAAAGACCATTTATTCACATGTCCTGGGAGAAAGAGGAAGCAAAAAGTCGACACGTTGATTTTCAATGCGTCAAATCGAAATCTGTAACGAATCTTGCAGAAGCTACTGCCGATCCAGTATTAGATGCTGGTGGTAATCCTATAGCAATCGGTCTTTTACAAGCAGCAGACCCCGTGCCTCAGCCAGAAATCGTACTACCCGTCGGTTCCGACGCCGACGTTGAAGGTGCCATAGGTTTACCAACCGATCAGGACCTTGGATCTATACCACCTGACGAGTTACCATGA
- the LOC123987784 gene encoding BTB/POZ domain-containing protein 10 isoform X6 produces the protein MERSANACRNELSSMTNDRGVSHYLFHQFGMQLSVKRRGQVNFQSCGLEICTSTNWFLKKLGWYLSISNLYATRYEIGEIEDEDLRSFLKMYWSKMSNPADRLNYVQDSSSDTETDKETGGRGQHRIYKNRMRLCSGVGVGKNQQSQNRDNLPSSGSVTGINNPQASDERITLIVDNTRFIVDPALFTAHPNTMLGRMFSSGVEYAQPNERGEYEVADGISAMVFRAILDYYKGGVIRCPPTVAVQELREACDYLLVPFDASTVKCQNLRGLLHELSNEGARCQFEVFLEDLILPLMVNSARRGDRECHIVVLLEDDIVDWDEEYPPQMGEEYSQTVNSTAMYRFFKYIENRDVAKQVMKERGLKKIRLGIEGYPTYKEKVKKRAGGRAEVIYNYVQRPFIHMSWEKEEAKSRHVDFQCVKSKSVTNLAEATADPVLDAGGNPIAIGLLQAADPVPQPEIVLPVGSDADVEGAIGLPTDQDLGSIPPDELP, from the exons ATGGAAAGATCAGCCAACGCCTGTCGGAATGAATTGTCATCTATGACCAATGACCGTGGTGTTTCGCATTATCTGTTTCATCAGTTTGGAATGCAACTTTCCGTCAAAAGAAGAGGTCAGGTTAACTTTCAATCGTGTGGTTTGGAAATTTGTACGTCAACCAACTGGTTTCTGAAAAAACTTGGCTGGTACTTGTCGATATCTAATTT GTATGCCACTAGGTATGAAATTGGAGAAATAGAAGATGAAGATCTAAGAAGTTTCTTAAAGATGTA TTGGTCCAAGATGTCGAATCCTGCTGATCGTTTAAATTATGTACAAGACAGCAGCAGTGACACAGAAACAGACAAAGAAACAGGTGGCAGAGGACAACATcgtatttataaaaatagaatgAG aCTTTGCTCTGGAGTTGGTGTGGGAAAAAATCAACAAAGTCAAAATAGAGATAATTTACCATCTTCTGGATCTGTTACTGGTATAAACAACCCACAAGCTAGCGATGAACGCATTACTCTTATTGTCGATAATACTAG atttatTGTTGATCCCGCATTGTTTACTGCACATCCAAATACAATGTTAGGTAGAATGTTCAGTTCTGGTGTTGAATATGCTCAACCAAACGAACGCGGCGAATATGAAGTTGCAGATGGTATATCTGCCATGGTCTTTCGAGCTATTCTTGATTATTACAAAGGTGGAGTAATTCGATGCCCGCCAACAGTTGCAGTTCAGGAATTACGAGAAGCTTGCGATTATCTTCTCGTTCCATTTGATGCCAGTACAGTGAAGTGTCAAAATTTAA GAGGATTATTACATGAGTTATCTAACGAAGGAGCGCGCTGTCAATTTGAAGTGTTTCTCGAGGATTTGATATTGCCCTTGATGGTAAACAGTGCACGCAGAGGTGACCGTGAATGTCACATTGTTGTCTTACTGGAAGATGATATCGTCGATTGGGATGAAGAATATCCACCACAAATGGGAGAGGAGTATTCACAAA CTGTTAACAGCACTGCGATGTACcgattcttcaaatatattgaaaatagaGACGTGGCCAAACAAGTAATGAAGGAACGaggtttgaaaaaaattcgtcTAGGCATCGAAGGTTATCCTACGTACAAAGAAAAAGTCAAAAAAAGAGCAGGCGGACGTGCTGAAGTAATTTACAATTACGTCCAAAGACCATTTATTCACATGTCCTGGGAGAAAGAGGAAGCAAAAAGTCGACACGTTGATTTTCAATGCGTCAAATCGAAATCTGTAACGAATCTTGCAGAAGCTACTGCCGATCCAGTATTAGATGCTGGTGGTAATCCTATAGCAATCGGTCTTTTACAAGCAGCAGACCCCGTGCCTCAGCCAGAAATCGTACTACCCGTCGGTTCCGACGCCGACGTTGAAGGTGCCATAGGTTTACCAACCGATCAGGACCTTGGATCTATACCACCTGACGAGTTACCATGA
- the LOC123987784 gene encoding BTB/POZ domain-containing protein 10 isoform X4 has translation MFGMQLSVKRRGQVNFQSCGLEICTSTNWFLKKLGWYLSISNLYATRYEIGEIEDEDLRSFLKMYWSKMSNPADRLNYVQDSSSDTETDKETGGRGQHRIYKNRMSCGGSSKPKSCLVQRDGSSERHCHSFNSGRQNTNVNQQNRLCSGVGVGKNQQSQNRDNLPSSGSVTGINNPQASDERITLIVDNTRFIVDPALFTAHPNTMLGRMFSSGVEYAQPNERGEYEVADGISAMVFRAILDYYKGGVIRCPPTVAVQELREACDYLLVPFDASTVKCQNLRGLLHELSNEGARCQFEVFLEDLILPLMVNSARRGDRECHIVVLLEDDIVDWDEEYPPQMGEEYSQTVNSTAMYRFFKYIENRDVAKQVMKERGLKKIRLGIEGYPTYKEKVKKRAGGRAEVIYNYVQRPFIHMSWEKEEAKSRHVDFQCVKSKSVTNLAEATADPVLDAGGNPIAIGLLQAADPVPQPEIVLPVGSDADVEGAIGLPTDQDLGSIPPDELP, from the exons ATg TTTGGAATGCAACTTTCCGTCAAAAGAAGAGGTCAGGTTAACTTTCAATCGTGTGGTTTGGAAATTTGTACGTCAACCAACTGGTTTCTGAAAAAACTTGGCTGGTACTTGTCGATATCTAATTT GTATGCCACTAGGTATGAAATTGGAGAAATAGAAGATGAAGATCTAAGAAGTTTCTTAAAGATGTA TTGGTCCAAGATGTCGAATCCTGCTGATCGTTTAAATTATGTACAAGACAGCAGCAGTGACACAGAAACAGACAAAGAAACAGGTGGCAGAGGACAACATcgtatttataaaaatagaatgAG TTGTGGTGGATCTTCCAAACCAAAATCTTGTCTGGTGCAAAGGGATGGAAGCAGTGAAAGGCACTGTCATTCTTTCAATTCTGGCAGACAAAATACCAATGTTAATCAACAAAACAG aCTTTGCTCTGGAGTTGGTGTGGGAAAAAATCAACAAAGTCAAAATAGAGATAATTTACCATCTTCTGGATCTGTTACTGGTATAAACAACCCACAAGCTAGCGATGAACGCATTACTCTTATTGTCGATAATACTAG atttatTGTTGATCCCGCATTGTTTACTGCACATCCAAATACAATGTTAGGTAGAATGTTCAGTTCTGGTGTTGAATATGCTCAACCAAACGAACGCGGCGAATATGAAGTTGCAGATGGTATATCTGCCATGGTCTTTCGAGCTATTCTTGATTATTACAAAGGTGGAGTAATTCGATGCCCGCCAACAGTTGCAGTTCAGGAATTACGAGAAGCTTGCGATTATCTTCTCGTTCCATTTGATGCCAGTACAGTGAAGTGTCAAAATTTAA GAGGATTATTACATGAGTTATCTAACGAAGGAGCGCGCTGTCAATTTGAAGTGTTTCTCGAGGATTTGATATTGCCCTTGATGGTAAACAGTGCACGCAGAGGTGACCGTGAATGTCACATTGTTGTCTTACTGGAAGATGATATCGTCGATTGGGATGAAGAATATCCACCACAAATGGGAGAGGAGTATTCACAAA CTGTTAACAGCACTGCGATGTACcgattcttcaaatatattgaaaatagaGACGTGGCCAAACAAGTAATGAAGGAACGaggtttgaaaaaaattcgtcTAGGCATCGAAGGTTATCCTACGTACAAAGAAAAAGTCAAAAAAAGAGCAGGCGGACGTGCTGAAGTAATTTACAATTACGTCCAAAGACCATTTATTCACATGTCCTGGGAGAAAGAGGAAGCAAAAAGTCGACACGTTGATTTTCAATGCGTCAAATCGAAATCTGTAACGAATCTTGCAGAAGCTACTGCCGATCCAGTATTAGATGCTGGTGGTAATCCTATAGCAATCGGTCTTTTACAAGCAGCAGACCCCGTGCCTCAGCCAGAAATCGTACTACCCGTCGGTTCCGACGCCGACGTTGAAGGTGCCATAGGTTTACCAACCGATCAGGACCTTGGATCTATACCACCTGACGAGTTACCATGA
- the LOC123987784 gene encoding BTB/POZ domain-containing protein 10 isoform X5: MQLSVKRRGQVNFQSCGLEICTSTNWFLKKLGWYLSISNLYATRYEIGEIEDEDLRSFLKMYWSKMSNPADRLNYVQDSSSDTETDKETGGRGQHRIYKNRMSCGGSSKPKSCLVQRDGSSERHCHSFNSGRQNTNVNQQNRLCSGVGVGKNQQSQNRDNLPSSGSVTGINNPQASDERITLIVDNTRFIVDPALFTAHPNTMLGRMFSSGVEYAQPNERGEYEVADGISAMVFRAILDYYKGGVIRCPPTVAVQELREACDYLLVPFDASTVKCQNLRGLLHELSNEGARCQFEVFLEDLILPLMVNSARRGDRECHIVVLLEDDIVDWDEEYPPQMGEEYSQTVNSTAMYRFFKYIENRDVAKQVMKERGLKKIRLGIEGYPTYKEKVKKRAGGRAEVIYNYVQRPFIHMSWEKEEAKSRHVDFQCVKSKSVTNLAEATADPVLDAGGNPIAIGLLQAADPVPQPEIVLPVGSDADVEGAIGLPTDQDLGSIPPDELP; the protein is encoded by the exons ATGCAACTTTCCGTCAAAAGAAGAGGTCAGGTTAACTTTCAATCGTGTGGTTTGGAAATTTGTACGTCAACCAACTGGTTTCTGAAAAAACTTGGCTGGTACTTGTCGATATCTAATTT GTATGCCACTAGGTATGAAATTGGAGAAATAGAAGATGAAGATCTAAGAAGTTTCTTAAAGATGTA TTGGTCCAAGATGTCGAATCCTGCTGATCGTTTAAATTATGTACAAGACAGCAGCAGTGACACAGAAACAGACAAAGAAACAGGTGGCAGAGGACAACATcgtatttataaaaatagaatgAG TTGTGGTGGATCTTCCAAACCAAAATCTTGTCTGGTGCAAAGGGATGGAAGCAGTGAAAGGCACTGTCATTCTTTCAATTCTGGCAGACAAAATACCAATGTTAATCAACAAAACAG aCTTTGCTCTGGAGTTGGTGTGGGAAAAAATCAACAAAGTCAAAATAGAGATAATTTACCATCTTCTGGATCTGTTACTGGTATAAACAACCCACAAGCTAGCGATGAACGCATTACTCTTATTGTCGATAATACTAG atttatTGTTGATCCCGCATTGTTTACTGCACATCCAAATACAATGTTAGGTAGAATGTTCAGTTCTGGTGTTGAATATGCTCAACCAAACGAACGCGGCGAATATGAAGTTGCAGATGGTATATCTGCCATGGTCTTTCGAGCTATTCTTGATTATTACAAAGGTGGAGTAATTCGATGCCCGCCAACAGTTGCAGTTCAGGAATTACGAGAAGCTTGCGATTATCTTCTCGTTCCATTTGATGCCAGTACAGTGAAGTGTCAAAATTTAA GAGGATTATTACATGAGTTATCTAACGAAGGAGCGCGCTGTCAATTTGAAGTGTTTCTCGAGGATTTGATATTGCCCTTGATGGTAAACAGTGCACGCAGAGGTGACCGTGAATGTCACATTGTTGTCTTACTGGAAGATGATATCGTCGATTGGGATGAAGAATATCCACCACAAATGGGAGAGGAGTATTCACAAA CTGTTAACAGCACTGCGATGTACcgattcttcaaatatattgaaaatagaGACGTGGCCAAACAAGTAATGAAGGAACGaggtttgaaaaaaattcgtcTAGGCATCGAAGGTTATCCTACGTACAAAGAAAAAGTCAAAAAAAGAGCAGGCGGACGTGCTGAAGTAATTTACAATTACGTCCAAAGACCATTTATTCACATGTCCTGGGAGAAAGAGGAAGCAAAAAGTCGACACGTTGATTTTCAATGCGTCAAATCGAAATCTGTAACGAATCTTGCAGAAGCTACTGCCGATCCAGTATTAGATGCTGGTGGTAATCCTATAGCAATCGGTCTTTTACAAGCAGCAGACCCCGTGCCTCAGCCAGAAATCGTACTACCCGTCGGTTCCGACGCCGACGTTGAAGGTGCCATAGGTTTACCAACCGATCAGGACCTTGGATCTATACCACCTGACGAGTTACCATGA
- the LOC123987784 gene encoding BTB/POZ domain-containing protein 10 isoform X1 has product MERSANACRNELSSMTNDRGVSHYLFHQFGMQLSVKRRGQVNFQSCGLEICTSTNWFLKKLGWYLSISNLYATRYEIGEIEDEDLRSFLKMYWSKMSNPADRLNYVQDSSSDTETDKETGGRGQHRIYKNRMSCGGSSKPKSCLVQRDGSSERHCHSFNSGRQNTNVNQQNRLCSGVGVGKNQQSQNRDNLPSSGSVTGINNPQASDERITLIVDNTRFIVDPALFTAHPNTMLGRMFSSGVEYAQPNERGEYEVADGISAMVFRAILDYYKGGVIRCPPTVAVQELREACDYLLVPFDASTVKCQNLRGLLHELSNEGARCQFEVFLEDLILPLMVNSARRGDRECHIVVLLEDDIVDWDEEYPPQMGEEYSQTVNSTAMYRFFKYIENRDVAKQVMKERGLKKIRLGIEGYPTYKEKVKKRAGGRAEVIYNYVQRPFIHMSWEKEEAKSRHVDFQCVKSKSVTNLAEATADPVLDAGGNPIAIGLLQAADPVPQPEIVLPVGSDADVEGAIGLPTDQDLGSIPPDELP; this is encoded by the exons ATGGAAAGATCAGCCAACGCCTGTCGGAATGAATTGTCATCTATGACCAATGACCGTGGTGTTTCGCATTATCTGTTTCATCAGTTTGGAATGCAACTTTCCGTCAAAAGAAGAGGTCAGGTTAACTTTCAATCGTGTGGTTTGGAAATTTGTACGTCAACCAACTGGTTTCTGAAAAAACTTGGCTGGTACTTGTCGATATCTAATTT GTATGCCACTAGGTATGAAATTGGAGAAATAGAAGATGAAGATCTAAGAAGTTTCTTAAAGATGTA TTGGTCCAAGATGTCGAATCCTGCTGATCGTTTAAATTATGTACAAGACAGCAGCAGTGACACAGAAACAGACAAAGAAACAGGTGGCAGAGGACAACATcgtatttataaaaatagaatgAG TTGTGGTGGATCTTCCAAACCAAAATCTTGTCTGGTGCAAAGGGATGGAAGCAGTGAAAGGCACTGTCATTCTTTCAATTCTGGCAGACAAAATACCAATGTTAATCAACAAAACAG aCTTTGCTCTGGAGTTGGTGTGGGAAAAAATCAACAAAGTCAAAATAGAGATAATTTACCATCTTCTGGATCTGTTACTGGTATAAACAACCCACAAGCTAGCGATGAACGCATTACTCTTATTGTCGATAATACTAG atttatTGTTGATCCCGCATTGTTTACTGCACATCCAAATACAATGTTAGGTAGAATGTTCAGTTCTGGTGTTGAATATGCTCAACCAAACGAACGCGGCGAATATGAAGTTGCAGATGGTATATCTGCCATGGTCTTTCGAGCTATTCTTGATTATTACAAAGGTGGAGTAATTCGATGCCCGCCAACAGTTGCAGTTCAGGAATTACGAGAAGCTTGCGATTATCTTCTCGTTCCATTTGATGCCAGTACAGTGAAGTGTCAAAATTTAA GAGGATTATTACATGAGTTATCTAACGAAGGAGCGCGCTGTCAATTTGAAGTGTTTCTCGAGGATTTGATATTGCCCTTGATGGTAAACAGTGCACGCAGAGGTGACCGTGAATGTCACATTGTTGTCTTACTGGAAGATGATATCGTCGATTGGGATGAAGAATATCCACCACAAATGGGAGAGGAGTATTCACAAA CTGTTAACAGCACTGCGATGTACcgattcttcaaatatattgaaaatagaGACGTGGCCAAACAAGTAATGAAGGAACGaggtttgaaaaaaattcgtcTAGGCATCGAAGGTTATCCTACGTACAAAGAAAAAGTCAAAAAAAGAGCAGGCGGACGTGCTGAAGTAATTTACAATTACGTCCAAAGACCATTTATTCACATGTCCTGGGAGAAAGAGGAAGCAAAAAGTCGACACGTTGATTTTCAATGCGTCAAATCGAAATCTGTAACGAATCTTGCAGAAGCTACTGCCGATCCAGTATTAGATGCTGGTGGTAATCCTATAGCAATCGGTCTTTTACAAGCAGCAGACCCCGTGCCTCAGCCAGAAATCGTACTACCCGTCGGTTCCGACGCCGACGTTGAAGGTGCCATAGGTTTACCAACCGATCAGGACCTTGGATCTATACCACCTGACGAGTTACCATGA
- the LOC123987832 gene encoding nurim homolog, whose protein sequence is FLSTHNENKEKIISLKKDENVDSVLCLLIVNMSLLSTFMLQHSLMANDFVKHLFCKFHMDYMERSVYNVTSAMALHLLINQWQIISSITLWNVNTSSNSIAWLIFTTLHVLAWSIIYSGCLTL, encoded by the exons TTTTTGTCAACCCATaatgaaaacaaagaaaaaataatttcattgaaaaaag ATGAAAATGTTGATTCTGTGTTATGCTTGTTAATAGTAAATATGTCCTTATTAAGCACTTTTATGTTACAACACTCACTTATGGCTAATGATTTTGTAAAACACttattttgcaaatttcaTATGGATTACATGGAAAGAAGTGTTTATAATGTTACCAGTGCTATGGCCCTTCATTTATTAATCAATCAGTGGCAAATTATATCATCAATTACATTGTGGAATGTTAATACATCATCTAATAGCATTGCATGGCTTATATTTACTACTCTTCATGTACTAGCTTGGTCAATAATTTATAGTGGATGCTTAACCCTTTGA
- the LOC114881474 gene encoding nurim homolog translates to MFVKCISVVTCAACFLYTFYILCILSHFLSTHNEYEGKRISLKKDENVDSVLCLLIVNMSLLSTFMLQHSLMASDFVKHLFCKFHMDYMERSVYNVTSAMALHLLINQWQIISSITLWNVNTSSNSIAWFIFTTLHVLAWSIIYSGCLMMDISELAGIKQVYYKFSSRPSPMAMKSKELLRYYSHMRHPSFIGFLIILWIYPYMTLDRLLLALVLTVYMMLMWTIDEEDYNYHATVVKRKQRELF, encoded by the exons ATGTTTGTAAAATGTATTAGTGTAGTGACATGCGCTGCATGCTTTTTGtatacattttacattttatgtaTTCTGTCACATTTTTTGTCAACCCATAATGAATACGAAGGCaaaagaatttcattgaaaaaag ATGAAAATGTTGATTCTGTGTTATGCTTGTTAATAGTAAATATGTCCTTATTAAGCACTTTTATGTTACAACACTCACTTATGGCTAGTGATTTTGTAAAACACttattttgcaaatttcaTATGGATTACATGGAAAGAAGTGTTTATAATGTTACCAGTGCTATGGCCCTTCATTTATTAATCAATCAGTGGCAAATTATATCATCAATTACATTGTGGAATGTTAATACATCATCTAATAGCATTGCATGGTTTATATTTACTACTCTTCATGTACTAGCTTGGTCAATAATTTATAGTGGATGCTTAATGATGGATATATCTGAATTAGCTGGAATAAAGCAAGTGTATTATAAGTTTTCATCAAGACCAAGTCCAATGGCAATGAAATCTAAAGAATTATTGCGTTATTACTCACATATGAGACATCCAAGTTTCATAGgatttcttattattttatggATATATCCCTACATGAC ATTAGACAGGTTGCTATTAGCTTTAGTACTTACAGTATATATGATGCTGATGTGGACAATTGACGAGGAGGATTACAATTATCATGCAACTgttgtaaaaagaaaacagagagaattattctaa